Below is a genomic region from Sphingomonas phyllosphaerae.
CACGCCGCGCAATGTCAGCAGCATCGCATTGGCGAGCATCGTGCGCTTCAGCACCTCGGCATCATCGGCGTTGGGGAACGCCTGTCGCACGAAGAACGCGAAGCGGCCGTTGTCGTGGTTGCTGACGAAGGTCGGCAGCCGCTCCGCCGCCGCCGCGCCGCCCTCGTAGAGCGCGTCGCCCGCGATCAGCGTCTCGAACGCATCGGTGCCGCGCGTCCCCGCGACGGTGTCGAGCACCGCGCGGCGGAAGGCGAAGTCGAGCACCGCGGGCAGCCTGTCGACGCGCGTGTGGACTGCGAGCGGGCCGGGGTCGAGCTGGTCGGCCGCGACCTCGCCGAAGATGTGGAAATTGGGGATGCCCTTCGCCGTCGCGCGCGTCTGCATCGCGGGCACGAACGCCTGCCAGAACTCGGGATTGACGTGGCGCGCGGTGTCGATGCGAAAGCCGTCGACGCCGAAGCGGTCGATCCAGCCGCCGAAAATGTCGATCATCCCCGCCACGACGCGCGGGTTCTCGGTCATCAGATCGTCGAGCCCGACGAAATCGCCCATCGTCGAATTTTCGTTGCGGAAGGTGGTGTTGCCGCGATTGTGATAGAGCGTGACGTCGTTCAGCCATGCCGGCGACTTGGCGCGCGCCTCGCCCTTGGGCACGTACGGCGTATAGGCATAGGTCGGATCGCTCAGCTTCGCGAAATTGGCCGCGGTCTGCACCTGATCGCCCGCGAAGCCGGGGTTGATCGCGGCACCGTCCACCCCGCCGCGCCGCTGATACGGATAATCGGCTCTAGAGCGGTAGGCGCAGTCGCCGCACTCGCGATAGCGGATCACGTCGGCGGTGTGGTTGACGATGATGTCCATATAGACCTTCATCCCCCGCCCGTGCGCCGCCGACACCAGCGCCGCGAAATCGGCGTCGGTGCCGAAATGCGGGTCGACATGCTCGAAGTCGGTGATCCAGTAACCGTGATAACCGGCGCTCTCCTGCCCTTTCGGGCCCTGCACCGGCTTGTTGCGGAAGATCGGCCCGACCCAGATCGCGGTTGCGCCCAGCGCCGCGATATAATCGAGACGGCGCGTCAGCCCCTTGAGGTCGCCGCCGTGATAAAAGCCCTTCGACGTCGGATCATAGCCGGTGCGCAGCCGGTCGCCGGTCAGCCCGCCGCGATCGTTGGCGGGATCGCCGTTGTCGAAGCGGTCGGGCAGCGCGAAATAGATCACCTCGTCCTGTGGCAGGCGCGCGCGATAATCCTGTGCCGACGCACCGGTGGCCAGCGACAGCGCCGCCAGCGCGCCCGCGATGATGCTTTTCATGCTCTCTCTCCCGATCGCGGCGTGATGCGCAGCCGGCCTCTGCTTTGCCAAGCGCGCAGCATACGTATTCACAGCCCATGCCCCGCGCAGTAGGATAGGGACTTTCCGTCATCACGGGCCCTCACTCCTGTCCGATCGCGTCACCTCCTTCGACATCGCCGCCGCCGCGGGCGTCTCGCAACCGACCGTCTCGCGCGCGCTGCGCGGCGACCGCACGGTCAACGCCGCGACGCGGCTGCGGATCGCGGCGATCGCCGAGCAGCTCGGCTACAAGGTCGATCGCGCCGCCTCGTCGCTGCGCCGCGGCGAGGCCAAGACGCTGGCGCTATTGTTCTTCGAGGATCCGCTGCCCGACGCCTCGACGATCAACCCGTTCTTCCTGTCGATGCTCGGCTCGATCCTGAAGACCTGTGCGCTGCGCGGCTACGACCTGCTGACCTCGTTCCAGCAATTGTCGGCCGACTGGCACAAGGACTATGCCGACAGCCGCAAGGCCGACGGGCTGATCCTGCTCGGCTACGGCGACTGGGAATTGTACCGCGTCCGGTTGGAGCAACTGGTTGGCCAGTCGACGCGCTACGTCCGCTGGGGATCGGTCGAGCCGAACGGGCTCGGCACGGTGCTGGGCTGCGACAATCTCGGCGGCGGACGCGATGTCGCGCGGCACCTGATCCAGCGCGGACGACAGCGCGTGGCGTTCGTCGGCACCGCCACCGATCATTATCCCGAATTCCGCGACCGCTATCGCGGGCTGTGCGACGCGCTGCGCCGTGCCGGGCTGGCAGTCGATCCGGGGCTGCACATCGATGCCTTGTCGTCGGAGCAGGTCGGCTATGAGGCGACACGGCGGCTGCTCGCGCGCGACATTCCCTTTGACGCCTTGTTCGCCGCGTCGGACCTGATCGCTTTGGGCGCCTTGCGCGCGCTCGACGAGGCGGGGCGGCGCGTGCCGGAGGATGTCGCGGTCGCGGGGTTCGACGACATTCCCGCGGCGCGGCTGACGCGTCCGCCGTTGACGACCGTGGCGCAGGATTATGCGCGCGCCGGTGCGTTGCTGGTCGACACCTTGGTGCGCCGGATCGCGGGGGAGCCGACCGAAAATGTCATGCTCCCCGCGACGCTGATGGTGCGCGCCTCGGCGTAGGCCCTCCCCCGTTCGTGCTGAGCTTGTCGAAGCACGTGTCCCGGAACACGCCCTTCGACAAGCTCAAAGCGAACGGAGGTGTGGGCCCACGGGGGGAGATCAGAACCGGTAGGTCAGCCCCAGATAATAGTCCGTGCCGTACCGCTGATACCGCCGCACCTGCCGCGGATCGCCGTTGGTGTATTGGAAGAACTCCTGATCGGTCAGGTTCTTGGCCTGCGCGAGGATCGTCAACCCCTGCAACGCACCGCTCTGGAATTCATAGCCGATCTGCGCGTCGAGGATCGTCTCGCCCTTGGCGGTGTTCAGCTCCGGCGTCGCCGACAGCCCGCGCACCTCGGCGAGGAAGCTCGAGCGATAGCGATAGGTCGCGCGCGCCTGGAAGCCGTTCTTCTCGAAATAGGCCGTGCCGTTGAGCACCCACTTCGACAGCCCCGGCACCGTCTGCACCGTCGCGGGCGCGCTGTCATAGCGGACCGCCGAATGCGTATAGCTGCCGCTGCCGAACAGCCCGAAGCCGTCGAGCGCGGTGGTGATCATCCGCAGCGGCAACGACGCGGTCGCCTCCGCGCCCATGATCTCGCCACGACCCGAATTGGCCGGGTTCTTGAACAGCCCGAATTGCGCGTTCTGCGACAGCACGATCGCCTGCTGCGCGGGCGTCAGCGATGACAGCAACGGCGTGAAGTCGTACAGCACGTTGTTGTTCGGATCGACATAGTCGGTCAGATGCTTGAAGTATCCCGACAGCGCCACGTAACCGCCGGCGCGGAAATACTTTTCCAGCGACAGGTCGATGTTGGTCGACTTGTACGGGCGCAGCTCGGCATTGCCGCCGTCCGACGAGAACGGGCTGCGCAGCGGATCGGAGCCGGCGCCGACGTTGCCGGGATTGATCGCGACGTTCTGCGAGATGCGCTCCTGATCGAGCCGCGGCCGCACCATCGTCTGCGACGCGCCCATCTTGATGAAGCCGTTCGGGATCAGCTCGACCGAGAAGGTCGCGCTCGGCAGGACGTTGGTATATTTGTCGCCGCCCGACACGTCGGACAGCGTGACCACGCCGCCGTTCAGCCCCGCGATCCGGCCGTCCGAACTCTGGTCGGTATGCACCACCTGCACGCCGATCGAGCCCTTCACCGCCTTGCCGCCGGCCTCGCCGTCGATCAGCAGCCTGGCGTAACCGGTCGTGACCTTCTCCTTCACGCCCCACACCTTGGCGAGCGACTCCGGACGGTTGTCGAACACCGGCGTCAGCAGCCCCAGCACGCCGCGCGGATCGAGCGTCAGCATCCGCGGCACGCCGAGGAAGGCGAGCGAGACCTGCTCGTCGAGCACCACGTCGCTCGGCACCGCGATCGACTGCGTCGTGCCGCTGGCGACGGTGCAGTTGCTGCCGCCGCCCGGTGGGCAGTAGAAGTAGGAGGTGAAGCGCGCCTTCTTCTCGCGCTGCGTATAGTTCCCGCCGA
It encodes:
- a CDS encoding alpha-amylase family glycosyl hydrolase — protein: MKSIIAGALAALSLATGASAQDYRARLPQDEVIYFALPDRFDNGDPANDRGGLTGDRLRTGYDPTSKGFYHGGDLKGLTRRLDYIAALGATAIWVGPIFRNKPVQGPKGQESAGYHGYWITDFEHVDPHFGTDADFAALVSAAHGRGMKVYMDIIVNHTADVIRYRECGDCAYRSRADYPYQRRGGVDGAAINPGFAGDQVQTAANFAKLSDPTYAYTPYVPKGEARAKSPAWLNDVTLYHNRGNTTFRNENSTMGDFVGLDDLMTENPRVVAGMIDIFGGWIDRFGVDGFRIDTARHVNPEFWQAFVPAMQTRATAKGIPNFHIFGEVAADQLDPGPLAVHTRVDRLPAVLDFAFRRAVLDTVAGTRGTDAFETLIAGDALYEGGAAAAERLPTFVSNHDNGRFAFFVRQAFPNADDAEVLKRTMLANAMLLTLRGVPTIYSGDEQGFTGDGGDQDAREDMFASRVASYNDNRLLGTDTTNATAHFGQDNPLFRQIATIARVRRAQPALTRGRTLLRAREETPGLLAVSRVDPATGREILLAFNTATTPLDRLVEVTGAGSATTLAGEGCAAQTAAPGSLRVRLPALGYAVCAIGEPQ
- a CDS encoding LacI family DNA-binding transcriptional regulator, with product MSDRVTSFDIAAAAGVSQPTVSRALRGDRTVNAATRLRIAAIAEQLGYKVDRAASSLRRGEAKTLALLFFEDPLPDASTINPFFLSMLGSILKTCALRGYDLLTSFQQLSADWHKDYADSRKADGLILLGYGDWELYRVRLEQLVGQSTRYVRWGSVEPNGLGTVLGCDNLGGGRDVARHLIQRGRQRVAFVGTATDHYPEFRDRYRGLCDALRRAGLAVDPGLHIDALSSEQVGYEATRRLLARDIPFDALFAASDLIALGALRALDEAGRRVPEDVAVAGFDDIPAARLTRPPLTTVAQDYARAGALLVDTLVRRIAGEPTENVMLPATLMVRASA